One stretch of Pseudoramibacter sp. DNA includes these proteins:
- a CDS encoding AAA family ATPase, with protein MEKIENTQLNNTSYIASQDLLDVVNIAITLEKPLLIKGEPGTGKTMLAHAIAKSMNKPLLIWNIKSTTKAQDGLYTYDVVQRLYDSQFGENVDDIRKYIHYGKMGEAFMSDEQVVLLIDEIDKADLEFPNDLLWEMDQMEFYVKETHETIRAHHRPIVIITSNAEKELPDAFLRRCIFHYIQFPDASQMKKIINAHFDHIDEDLVNQAMETFYRIREVKNISKRPSTSELIDWLRALIAGGIDPDTIHKALPYSGVLLKKDQDIHLVEKEFHPNIRRHVH; from the coding sequence ATGGAAAAAATAGAAAACACGCAGTTAAACAATACTTCCTATATCGCATCACAAGACCTATTAGATGTCGTTAATATCGCCATCACCCTTGAAAAGCCATTACTCATCAAGGGTGAACCTGGAACTGGCAAAACGATGCTGGCACACGCCATTGCAAAATCCATGAACAAACCTCTTCTTATCTGGAATATTAAATCAACAACAAAGGCACAAGATGGATTGTACACTTACGATGTTGTGCAGCGTCTTTATGACAGTCAATTCGGAGAAAATGTTGACGATATTCGCAAATACATTCATTACGGAAAAATGGGTGAAGCTTTTATGTCAGATGAACAAGTGGTTTTATTAATAGACGAAATTGATAAAGCTGATTTAGAATTTCCTAATGACCTGCTTTGGGAAATGGATCAAATGGAATTTTACGTCAAAGAAACGCATGAAACCATTCGCGCACATCATCGCCCGATTGTCATTATCACCTCAAACGCTGAGAAAGAACTCCCAGATGCATTCCTGCGGCGCTGTATTTTTCATTATATTCAATTTCCTGATGCCAGTCAGATGAAAAAAATTATTAATGCCCATTTTGACCATATCGACGAAGATCTCGTTAATCAAGCCATGGAGACGTTCTATCGCATTCGGGAAGTTAAAAATATTTCAAAGCGGCCGAGTACGTCCGAACTCATCGACTGGCTGCGGGCACTCATTGCCGGTGGCATTGATCCTGACACAATCCATAAAGCACTTCCATACAGCGGTGTTCTTCTTAAAAAAGATCAGGACATCCATCTAGTGGAAAAAGAATTCCATCCTAATATTCGCCGCCATGTTCATTGA